In the Phyllopteryx taeniolatus isolate TA_2022b chromosome 1, UOR_Ptae_1.2, whole genome shotgun sequence genome, ATTTTTCTTACCTCTGAGGTCTGACTTTGTAATAATTCCTTTATTTGAAGAACAGAGGTCTGAGTGAGCACATAAAAATACAACCTAAGTTTGCTCAATAAGCAACTGGTGTTATGATAATGCACTTAATGGTAAGTGTACCAAAGAGTGTGTCCAATCATTAATTTTCACCATTTACAGAAAGAAATTGAGTGAAACTGATTGATTTACAAGCATCCATCTTTACCTTCATGTGTTCGGGCAGAGGATCATGGGCATTGTCCTGTTCTGGCGCCTTTGTTTCCAATACTTCTGCCGTCTAGGAGCAAAGTAGAACTcaaacaattaatcaaataacttggataattcaattacaaaaaaaaaaaaaagtctgcctcGATGCTTCGCAGTAACCATTTTTCCACAAGGACGAATGTTACTGCAGTTTGCAACTTGCAGCTTCAAGTAAAAATCAGTTGGCGCGCTGGAGGCGAACCCGTAAGAAGGTGCGTAATAtacagagaatgtccaaagtttggaatCATTtcccaataaaaaaagaaactgcaaAACAGAGCTAACGTACCACAACAGTACGCCTACGATCGCCAACAGATGGTATGAATGTTAGTTAATTTAATTAAGCCTACCACCGCTAATTACAACGTACTGTAATGCCTccacaagtggtcaaggatagacacagctgTCAGTCCCCTTTCAATGGCTTTActgaacaaacggtaacaaaataaaaacttaataagcacattcatacacaagctACTACGACTAAGGTTTAGCCACTGGctagttaacagccagccacaaacctgagctcacaacaactaactctacactctcattcacagaCTCCCACAtaactcaccaggccaggccccaccttttaaagccacacacttcAAGTCACAGATATTATAGTGTGGAACATGAGGATGATGACCCCaattagacaaaaataataccataataacaaaaataacctCACATGCTCATTTTGTAGGTATGCTACTAAAACCACCTGTACATCAAAATAGCTAAAGGTTTGAAACACGGATAAATTGAGCCCTGGTTTGTAAGAATCGGATAAGGATGAAGAATTTTATGTCGCAAAGAATCGGCCCAAATTTTGAAATTAATGTAAATCAATAAGAAATGTGTGATCAATACCTCTTTGTTTGAAACAAGCCCACGTTTCTTGTTAGTTGAGACAAAAATGTGATGTCTAAACAGgccattttcttatttttcaacggcGGTGTCCGGGACACACCGAGAGCAAGCGAATCCTCAGATTTACTTCAtatttcacagaaaacaagattAATAATAGTTCACCATGTCCATGTAGTTTGCAATCGTGTCTGAATCCTATGAATGTGTGATTTTGGGCACAGAAATCGAGGAAAAtgttcatctttgtcagaaccagAGAAAATCTCTGAATTTAagatttcaaaaacaacaacataatctAAAAAGAACAAGGATTAGCCTATTTACCAAAGAGAAAACGCGATTTTGGTGGACCTCCGCTAAATCCAAGTGCTGGAAATCCGGCAGagcgaaatggaaagaaaatagcGTCCGGTTTTCTGGATTTTGTAACATACCTACATTCTGTTGTTTAGtaatacaaaatcattttttaccCGATTACTTAATTAATCGTTGGGATAAATCGGtagaataattgattctaaaatgaTTTGATCGCTGCAGCCCCAATCACAAGATGAGTGATCACTAATGAGACAAGGCATGTGTTAaatcatcatacagtatttcTCCATTTGCTGAAAGAAGTGTGGTGAAATCGTCATCTTTACCTTAGTACGTTCAGGCAGAGGATGGTGGGGGTTCTCCCATGCTGGCATCTCATGTGAAGCATCCGTGTTCAATTCTTCCACAATCTGCAAAAAGTGTTACAACCTTAATGGCTGCCATTGTAGCAAGGAAGGTGTTCAGAAAAAGGTGTGGTAAAATGGTGAGTTGATGGACAAACTGTCTTGTCCATCTTTACCTTCATATGTTCAGGCAGAGGATCGTGATCATGTGCTCGCCCAGCAATATGGTCATCTGTCTTCATTCGCTTGTTCTGCTGCTGAATTCCTTCATCCTCATCATACAGAACATCAAAATGGCCCTTCCTTTTCCACCCTGTTTCCATTTCAGACAAATAAGGCACGGTCTGGCATTCTTCCGTTTGAAGGCCAGAGCACTCGCCCCACCGTCCAGTCTCACCACCCACTCGCTGTGATAGTGCTGTTAGTCGCTGAGCACAAGCTGGGCTGTAAAGAGGTTCCTCGCTGGGGGAGCCCATGTTTCTCTCCAGTTGCTTCTTCCATGCAGCGACCCAGGGGCTTGGACAGGGCTCCTGACCAAGACACCGGAGTAGACGGAGGACAGCGCCTTCGGGGAACCGCGAGTGGATCAGGTAGATTAACATCAGCAAGTTTTGCTTGAACAGTGCTGGAAAGAGCCACACCAGGGGTTCACTACATGTGAGGGGGAAAATGGTTGTGAGAGATAAGCCCAAATAATATTGTAATGCAacgattctcaaagtgtggtacgagtaaaactagtggtacgcgggctccctcAAATGGTACATGAATAAAGTACATTACAGTTACATGTAATCTTCAACAactgttttttgtaaaaaaaatatttaggtacaattatttactttttctgtgcaatacatttgaattgaataatAAcggagttttttcccccctaaaattcctacattttttttttgcttataatattttgactttatccctgtaaaataattgatttgatttttgactttattcttataaattgcaaatgcttttttaaatgtaataacgACTTCATTGTTGTTGaattggggattttttttcatattccttTTAGTATTCCGTCTTTAGCCTTGGAGAATTTTGGATTTTTATCTCATATAATTTGAATTTCATCCCTGTAAACCTTGGGGTGTTTGTTTTCCCCCATAATATCACAACTTTGTCATATTATAtctctcataatattatgactatgTATAATTAGAAGTTttccaaatacattttggacTGTTCTTGGAAAATTACTTCTTTCGGCTTGTAAATTACAACTTTAGGAATACAACCGCTCTCTCATATTTGATAATTAtttaggcctactacgctactgaaTTTTAACGTTGGTCAGTATGGGGCTAATTATTTTTGGGGTTGTACTTAGTGTAAAACGTTGGAGAAACCACAATGGCTAACTTCGAATGTTAGCTTTAGTTCACAAGTTCTTTATATGCTACAAGGTTCAAACTAGTTTGGGCATTCTAACCATTTCATAGTTGAGTTCCTGCCACCAGTTTGGACTTACACGGTAAGGGGCTGCCCATCCATCCGCGGGGATGTGATTTCGTCTCGACAAAGTGTTTCGAAGAAGTCGGCCAGCGACCGCTCAGGGTGGGCCCGCTGCTGCCGCCTAAAGACTTGAAGCGCTCTGTGGGCACCGGAAACTCCAGAAACCAGCGAGCGAGCCAAAAGCTTCCACTGACCGTCAAAGCGACTCAGAAACTGTCTGGCGTTCATCTCCTGGTGAACTCGACCACAGAGCCACTGGCCATTCCCAATTGTGATTCTCCTTACGTCATACATACGGGTCGGAACTCATTCTCCTTACGTCATACATACGGGTCGGAACTCAATCTACCGCCATCCATACTGCGCATGTATACATCGCCTGCCCCCTTGTGGACATTTATGGACAAAACTTGATTGTTATTTGAACTATTATGGCCTTCTTGATGTCTTTCAACAGTGTCGGGATTGGAATAgtcattgaaataaaaacaaaatttgatcGTGTCAGTCATCGAATTTATTTATATGATGTGCGGGTAATGCTATagtataaaataaatcaaacagatGAACTGTTTAAACTGATGCAGGTGTTCAAACGATGGGGTGTTGTGCTTGTAAATTCTGGGGTGATCTGGattctattttatttcatttttttttaaattaacaattcCCTTctcaagtttttgttttttgaaataacctcacaggttttggagaaaacacTATCACTGTACTCTGGAGGCAGCAAGCCCGTGGCCTTTTAAATACAGCACTTTTCTGCCAATtgtgtgaagaagaaaaaaaagtgaatgaggCTATAACTCCAAGACTGAATTGGAGCCCAAGAAAAAACAGTTGAAATTAAACTTGAGAATTACAGCAGCAACACATCTACTTGCATACATGCTTACACTGTGCATTATCTTACTTGGAGAAATCTACTCAGTGTTGTCATACAGGGGAAACCCTCCTTTTATAGCAGATGCCATGAATAAACAATTGTCTTTGACATTTAAAACTGCTGATGCTCCAACACAACCACTAACATGCAAAATCATTAGTGTCAGTGATCACTACTAGTTCTTAATGGACCACAAACAATTGCATCCACACCATGGCATGTGGCAAGtggatttaacatttaaaagctaagtttaatgtacaaccccaaatccaatgaagttgggacattgtgttaaacaaataaaaacagaatacaatgatttgcaaatcatgttcaacttatatataattgaatacactacaaagacaagatatttaatgttcaaactgataaacttgattgtttttagcaaataatgattaacttagaattttatggctgcaacatattccaaaaaagctgggacaggtggcaaaaaagactgataaagttgaggaaggctcatcaaacacctgtttggaacatcccacagctgAACAGTCTAATTGGGAACGGATggttgccatgattgggtataaaaggagcttctctaaattgctcagtcattcacaagcaaagatggggcgaggttcacctctttgtgaacaagtgtgtgagaaaatagtcaaacagtttaaggacaatcttcctcaacgtacaattgcaagcaatttagagatttcatcatcaaaaggttcagagaatctggagaaatgtaagcggcaaggccgaaaaccaacattgaatgcccgtgaccttcgatccctcaggcggcactgcatcaaaaactgacatcaatgtgtacaggatatcaccacaaaagctccaaaaaagctgggatagggtcatgcaaaaacgtttgggaactgaggacactaattgttgatgctttgtagatggaattctttcccattcttgcttgatgtacagcttcagctgttcaacagtcctgggtctccgttgtcatattttatacttcataatgcgccacacattttcaatgggagacaggtctggactgcaggcaggccagtctagtatctgcactcttttactacaaagccacgctgttgtaacacgtgcagaatgtggtttggcatggtcttgctgaaataagcaggggtgtccatgaaaaagacgttgcttggatggcagcatgtttctccaaaacctgtatgtacctttcagcattaatggtgccttcacagatgtataagttacccataccattggcactaacacagccccatacaatcacagatgctggctttttaactttgcatccataacagtccagatggttcttttcctctttggcccggaggagacatccacaatttccaaaaaacaatttgaaatatggactcgtctgaccacagaacacttttccactttgcttcaGTCCATCGTAGAtaagagaagctggcggcgtttctgggtgttgttgataaatggcttttgctttgcatagtagagtttcaagttataCTTACAGATGtggcaccgaactgtatttactgacattggttttctgaagtgttcctgagcccatgtggtggaattttcattcaagatatGTGAGCCATCTCCTAagctttgaaaagtaaaaacattttgaccTATAAATACTGCTTTGAGATGCTATTTTAAACTCTTGTTTCAATGAAAAGAGTTCAGCACTGCACTTTATACAAATTATGTTTGCTGTGAAGTATAGTTCACCAAGCGTTGATTGTTGGCCCTCTAATAGGGAACATGAGCAGTAATTGGGACTAGAGGGAGCGCAAAGAGCTCGTCATCCGCTCCCATTCATGTGAATTGACCTTGCAGCCATTGCTGGCAACAGTGAATCCAAGCTTGGCTATTTCATACACCACAGTTACATTACAAATTACACATTTAAGTTTAAAAATTACAGCATATTAACTACTGTTGTAAAACAAggctgtccatttttttttttttttttatgaaagattattttttaaatgaaattattaattttattaatcCTCAATCACAAGCACCAAATATACTACACAGTATCATTATGCcttgagatggtattttaaacttgtaCTTAAATGAAGAGAGTTCAGTTCAGCGCTGCACGATATACAAATTacttttgcttttttccccaaagaccCACCGGGGGTCACTTTTGTACTTAAATGAAGAGAGTTCAGTTCAGCGCTGCACGATATGCAAATTacttttgcttttttccccaaagaccCACCGGGGGTCACTTTTGAAGCAAAACTTGCCACAGAGCACACCAGTCGGAGTTTCCTCACTTATCTTTGCACTGATCTTATCACAGACTTTATACcacatttcagatatccatccacAGTTCAGGTAAAGAGAGCATGGGTGGTCAAAATAAAGTGTGACAAACCACAGTAAATACATGATTACTGTGATAACTGTTTTGTGATTTAAGCATGATTTACACCAACTTTGAGAGCTCAAATGTTTACACTTTGTGTGTGGTTGGGTTCAAAGGCCGCCACCTAGTGGTCAGTTATCCCACCTCAGTTTTGAAAGAATATTAAACCAGTAAGAGAAATGAATTGCTTAtgcaactcaaaacaaaactaataagCAGATAAATCTAAGTAAAAtagtacaaaacatttttcagtGAGTGAGACAAACTGTGTAATAAGGTTTATTTTCAGTGTACGAATATAActtgttttaaaagaaatttaaaaaaacaaaaacatttcaatggtTATGTCAAAACTAGGTTAGAGTATCATCAGGGTACATTGAGGCAGGACTATTCAGGATTGGACATCAACCGTAAAGGGGTACAGTACACTATCTTCAGACAATTTAAAAAGGACCATCTGCACAACACTTAAAACAATTCAGTAACACTCAGTTTTGAGCACTTAGAAATCTAATTAGAGGCATAGAGAAAAATGTACAAGCTCTACTAGAGAGGCATAGAGAAAAACGTACAATGCGTCAATGTTTGAATCACTAAAGCTGCAGGAAGGAAAACAGCTGGAACATATGACCTTCGAATTTGTGGCTTGATTTATCCTGTTAAGACAGTTTACAGCTAGCACAGGGTAATTTGAGCTATGTGCACCATTTAATTCTAGCTGTCCACTACAACAGGTTAATTCAGTTTAATTTTTGTCTGGTTGAGGTATGGCAGGTCAGTCACATGACCTGCTAAAGGACGACAGAGCCTCACCTACTCCAAAAGTATTACTACTGATCAAAATGGGACAGTCGTGTCATAACACAGCCACATTGTTGTCGACAATTTTCTCCATTTCCTCACGGAGAAAATTGCGTTGGAGGGGAAAGGGGGATCAAAAACCATACTCCGCTAGGAAAAAAGGAATGTCAAAGTTGTCAccgtcatcgtcgtcatcatcgtcgtcaGATCGAAGAAGAGTCATGGCGATGAAGAAATTCAGCAGACCATCGTAGTCTTCGTCATCGTCAtaatcatcatcgtcgtcatcatcatctgtATTACACTACCGGGTAAAAAGTCAAGTGAAGAGGAAGCTCAGGAGCAGACAGCTGACATGCTCTGCAAATAATACGTACCAGGAATGATCTGCGGCGTGCAGACCTGTCATGTCGGTAGAGGCACTCTGTCTCGAAGGGGCACGGTTTGTATCGTGCATAGTAACTGCAGCTTCGCTTACTATAGGTTGAAAACAAATTTCAGTTCATTACCAATTCGCTCAGAACTAAGCAGGTTACATGGATACGATAATCTGGTCAAATTTGAGGTGTGGGAAAGGTCAGATCAGACAATTGAAAATGTTACaaagttcaatatttacaatggcaAATCTTATACATGTGGTAATTACTGAGCTGAGCCTTGGACTGACGTGAAATAgaactggttgtgttgagtaTAACATGTCTGAAGCCATTTCCCCACATTTAAATTGACAAGGAGTTTGACATTGCAATATAGTAGACCACCAGTCAAAAGcgcaatttaatttaatatgtGAAAATCTTTCAGACATCTTcagtttaaatacttttttgaagGTTTACAGTACTTAAAAGTTTAGTTTGACTGTCCTCtacctgtcagccattttggaactGTCATTGTTGGATGCCTGTCAAAAACAGAGCTGTGATTGAAATTCTTGCTTTGGATGGGGAAacaccactaaacattttcaaaaggtgtcATGAATCATGACACATCATCAATGGTGACGCTACGATCTTCTTCGATCAGTGCCTTGATCCTAGCACTATTCcgaaaacaacaactgaagatGGTCTGCTGCTTTGCTGATCCTTTACTTGTCACAGAGTTCCCTCAAAGCAGGCTTGTTCTTTGCCTTCGATCGAGGCCAACGCcttttgactgtgctgtagcTTAGTCCACATACACATTTTGGAACcttctgaaaatgtttagtggtggttcaCCTTCCAAAGCAATAAATTCAATCCACACGCTCTGCTTCTGAAAGGCATCCAAGAATGACATAATTTCCAAATTGGATGATATATAGTATAGTGTTTAAAATTACACACTGAAGATTTGTAATGTAATTAGCAGGTTAAATAAAATtgggctgcgattggctggcaaccagttgaggctgtaccccgcctcctgcccgacgatagctgggataggctccagcactcccgcgacccttgtgaggttaagcggctctgaaaattgatggatagaaaTTAAATTGGGCTCCTTACTCTTGGACTGCCCCTCGTATATAGCGAACAGTTAGCTTAGCTTCTTCCATTTCTTCTTTGCATTTTCCAGCAGTCAGATTGCCTTGTGGCACCACGCTGCCTCTTACAGGTCAGTCTTAGTACTCCAGAAATCTGGTTTGTGGAAGAAGCCTCCCAGTTGTGGGTGGAGTTATGGTTATGTGTAGTTTGCTGTGTTCGGCATCTCTAGAACACCACCAGTGggaagtagatttttcaggtatctacATTGAGTACTTATTCTTGTGgaaactttttacttttactccttatgttttaaacacaaatatctgtactttatacttcttacattttaaaaatgagctcGTTACTTTTCAAACTTTCTCgctgaaaaaaaagcagaaactgGAAGGAAGTAAGCGAGTCGAGCGCATTGATCATAGATATTTTGAGCCATGTGCCTAAAGCAACGCTAAGCTAGTGGGAGCAAAGTGTTGGCGAAGTCCATGTTTGTTGACGACACGGTCGAAAACCACAATAACAAagatgcctgcacattgtgctgcgtaCAGTTGAACACACATCGTACAATTACAACAAGGGAACTCTGAACAGGGAATAACATTTCATAggtaagaatgttttttttggctcTGTTTTTTCCAAAAGTGCTGCAATGCTCTGGGTGaaccacaattaaaaaatatatttttttaaatttaaaaaaaataaaaaaaaataaaaaaaaaataaaaaagctagcTCGTTGAAGTCTAGCTCACTGGCATTTTGACCCTTAACATATATTTCCAACACATTGGCCcactgccaaaaaa is a window encoding:
- the fance gene encoding Fanconi anemia group E protein isoform X5, which encodes MYDVRRITIGNGQWLCGRVHQEMNARQFLSRFDGQWKLLARSLVSGVSGAHRALQVFRRQQRAHPERSLADFFETLCRDEITSPRMDGQPLTVEPLVWLFPALFKQNLLMLIYLIHSRFPEGAVLRLLRCLGQEPCPSPWVAAWKKQLERNMGSPSEEPLYSPACAQRLTALSQRVGGETGRWGECSGLQTEECQTVPYLSEMETGWKRKGHFDVLYDEDEGIQQQNKRMKTDDHIAGRAHDHDPLPEHMKIVEELNTDASHEMPAWENPHHPLPERTKTAEVLETKAPEQDNAHDPLPEHMKTSVLQIKELLQSQTSEWDHRLLDVFKVLNDCNAAQVEVLCCELSLSDLAEDTLPQLCSSILALSPDLSFSTAATLIKNLLLQRVLSLSEPASRCLVSAVGSLCSRYTRSLCHALIGPLLEQDNLGSAQAELMNKLIEGCLDSHYRLLVLQMTLTISWSETLLSIIHSLLDSKPDINDELFTQLTEQLVSQAPQFTKSVNFAKIMLTVLTKYGSLMNASHKHSLAGCLMLNETILKRSLHALLKRIPDA
- the fance gene encoding Fanconi anemia group E protein isoform X3, producing MYDVRRITIGNGQWLCGRVHQEMNARQFLSRFDGQWKLLARSLVSGVSGAHRALQVFRRQQRAHPERSLADFFETLCRDEITSPRMDGQPLTVEPLVWLFPALFKQNLLMLIYLIHSRFPEGAVLRLLRCLGQEPCPSPWVAAWKKQLERNMGSPSEEPLYSPACAQRLTALSQRVGGETGRWGECSGLQTEECQTVPYLSEMETGWKRKGHFDVLYDEDEGIQQQNKRMKTDDHIAGRAHDHDPLPEHMKIVEELNTDASHEMPAWENPHHPLPERTKTAEVLETKAPEQDNAHDPLPEHMKTSVLQIKELLQSQTSEVEVLCCELSLSDLAEDTLPQLCSSILALSPDLSFSTAATLIKNLLLQRVLSLSEPASRCLVSAVGSLCSRYTRSLCHALIGPLLEQDNLGSAQAELMNKLIEGCLDSHYRLLVLQMTLTISWSETLLSIIHSLLDSKFLFLQPDINDELFTQLTEQLVSQAPQFTKSVNFAKIMLTVLTKYGSLMNASHKHSLAGCLMLNETILKSTCLQSASSPLVYKPACSVHSLPPVRATACQNIQDHLHNLSSINCSSC
- the fance gene encoding Fanconi anemia group E protein isoform X1, which produces MYDVRRITIGNGQWLCGRVHQEMNARQFLSRFDGQWKLLARSLVSGVSGAHRALQVFRRQQRAHPERSLADFFETLCRDEITSPRMDGQPLTVEPLVWLFPALFKQNLLMLIYLIHSRFPEGAVLRLLRCLGQEPCPSPWVAAWKKQLERNMGSPSEEPLYSPACAQRLTALSQRVGGETGRWGECSGLQTEECQTVPYLSEMETGWKRKGHFDVLYDEDEGIQQQNKRMKTDDHIAGRAHDHDPLPEHMKIVEELNTDASHEMPAWENPHHPLPERTKTAEVLETKAPEQDNAHDPLPEHMKTSVLQIKELLQSQTSEWDHRLLDVFKVLNDCNAAQVEVLCCELSLSDLAEDTLPQLCSSILALSPDLSFSTAATLIKNLLLQRVLSLSEPASRCLVSAVGSLCSRYTRSLCHALIGPLLEQDNLGSAQAELMNKLIEGCLDSHYRLLVLQMTLTISWSETLLSIIHSLLDSKFLFLQPDINDELFTQLTEQLVSQAPQFTKSVNFAKIMLTVLTKYGSLMNASHKHSLAGCLMLNETILKSTCLQSASSPLVYKPACSVHSLPPVRATACQNIQDHLHNLSSINCSSC
- the fance gene encoding Fanconi anemia group E protein isoform X2; this encodes MYDVRRITIGNGQWLCGRVHQEMNARQFLSRFDGQWKLLARSLVSGVSGAHRALQVFRRQQRAHPERSLADFFETLCRDEITSPRMDGQPLTVEPLVWLFPALFKQNLLMLIYLIHSRFPEGAVLRLLRCLGQEPCPSPWVAAWKKQLERNMGSPSEEPLYSPACAQRLTALSQRVGGETGRWGECSGLQTEECQTVPYLSEMETGWKRKGHFDVLYDEDEGIQQQNKRMKTDDHIAGRAHDHDPLPEHMKIVEELNTDASHEMPAWENPHHPLPERTKTAEVLETKAPEQDNAHDPLPEHMKTSVLQIKELLQSQTSEWDHRLLDVFKVLNDCNAAQVEVLCCELSLSDLAEDTLPQLCSSILALSPDLSFSTAATLIKNLLLQRVLSLSEPASRCLVSAVGSLCSRYTRSLCHALIGPLLEQDNLGSAQAELMNKLIEGCLDSHYRLLVLQMTLTISWSETLLSIIHSLLDSKPDINDELFTQLTEQLVSQAPQFTKSVNFAKIMLTVLTKYGSLMNASHKHSLAGCLMLNETILKSTCLQSASSPLVYKPACSVHSLPPVRATACQNIQDHLHNLSSINCSSC
- the fance gene encoding Fanconi anemia group E protein isoform X4, with amino-acid sequence MYDVRRITIGNGQWLCGRVHQEMNARQFLSRFDGQWKLLARSLVSGVSGAHRALQVFRRQQRAHPERSLADFFETLCRDEITSPRMDGQPLTVEPLVWLFPALFKQNLLMLIYLIHSRFPEGAVLRLLRCLGQEPCPSPWVAAWKKQLERNMGSPSEEPLYSPACAQRLTALSQRVGGETGRWGECSGLQTEECQTVPYLSEMETGWKRKGHFDVLYDEDEGIQQQNKRMKTDDHIAGRAHDHDPLPEHMKIVEELNTDASHEMPAWENPHHPLPERTKTAEVLETKAPEQDNAHDPLPEHMKVEVLCCELSLSDLAEDTLPQLCSSILALSPDLSFSTAATLIKNLLLQRVLSLSEPASRCLVSAVGSLCSRYTRSLCHALIGPLLEQDNLGSAQAELMNKLIEGCLDSHYRLLVLQMTLTISWSETLLSIIHSLLDSKFLFLQPDINDELFTQLTEQLVSQAPQFTKSVNFAKIMLTVLTKYGSLMNASHKHSLAGCLMLNETILKSTCLQSASSPLVYKPACSVHSLPPVRATACQNIQDHLHNLSSINCSSC